In bacterium, a genomic segment contains:
- the alr gene encoding alanine racemase, with protein sequence MNKWIEINLTNITHNINQVRKLVGDGVEIMPIVKANAYGHGAVEVAKTVIKAGANRLGVASLNEGIELRTAGITAPVLVLSPLESNQLQQAINNQLTLTISNLSDLKNLLNQSIKIHLKIDTGMGRLGIQCNEINELIKIIKSSHLQIEGIFSHFAQADVDDKSYTYKQFSKFQEIVKNISASGIDIPIKHISNSAAIIKFKEMHLNLVRPGIMIYGLYPAPNIPKIVDLRPAMTFKTKIIQLRKIPQGYGISYGSTYITPEETLIATIPIGYADGYNRLLSNKAQTVIKGIRVPIVGRITMDFCMLNVNKVPDVAIWDEVILFGEDPQADELAQICQTINYEIVCGISLRVPRRYCRD encoded by the coding sequence ATGAATAAATGGATTGAAATTAATCTAACAAATATAACACATAATATCAACCAGGTCCGTAAATTAGTCGGCGATGGAGTAGAGATAATGCCTATTGTCAAAGCTAATGCTTATGGTCATGGGGCTGTTGAAGTTGCAAAAACGGTTATAAAGGCAGGGGCAAATAGATTAGGTGTGGCATCTCTAAATGAAGGGATAGAACTCCGAACCGCCGGAATAACTGCTCCTGTTTTAGTTTTATCTCCTCTTGAATCTAATCAACTTCAACAAGCGATTAATAACCAATTAACATTGACCATTTCAAATCTTTCTGACCTTAAAAATCTACTCAACCAATCAATAAAAATTCATCTTAAGATAGATACTGGTATGGGCAGACTTGGAATTCAGTGTAACGAAATAAATGAATTAATTAAAATCATAAAATCATCTCATTTACAAATAGAAGGTATCTTTTCTCATTTTGCTCAGGCGGATGTGGATGATAAATCATATACCTATAAACAATTTAGTAAATTTCAAGAGATAGTGAAGAACATCTCTGCGTCAGGAATAGATATTCCGATAAAACATATCTCAAACAGTGCCGCAATAATAAAATTTAAGGAGATGCACTTAAATTTAGTCAGACCAGGCATTATGATTTATGGTCTTTACCCTGCACCGAATATCCCTAAAATAGTAGACCTCCGTCCGGCAATGACATTTAAAACTAAAATTATCCAATTGCGTAAAATCCCGCAAGGATATGGTATTTCCTATGGTTCAACTTATATCACTCCTGAAGAAACGCTTATCGCCACTATCCCGATAGGTTATGCCGATGGTTATAACCGACTTTTATCTAATAAGGCACAGACAGTAATTAAAGGAATTCGAGTGCCTATTGTAGGACGAATAACAATGGATTTTTGTATGCTAAATGTAAATAAAGTTCCGGATGTGGCAATTTGGGATGAAGTTATCTTATTTGGTGAAGACCCACAGGCAGATGAATTAGCACAAATCTGTCAGACAATCAACTACGAAATCGTCTGTGGCATAAGTCTGCGTGTACCGCGGAGGTATTGCAGAGACTAA
- a CDS encoding tetratricopeptide repeat protein: MAESNQNFSFENDIENLLGDLGVVVVVEKKEESEEEKISELPAKQEISPTPPESPVELEEELPAPVEEEKVAPETEEETPQVKEEELPANEEEISPTPPASPVELEEEPPAPAEEEKVAPETEEETPQVKEEELPANEEEISPTPPESPVELEEELPAPVEEEKVAPEIEEEPPQVKEEELPANEEEISPTPPEAPVEIEEELPAPVEEEKVAPETEEETPQVKEEELPANEEEISPTPPESPVEIEEELPAPVEEEKVAPEIEEEPPQVKEEELPAKQEISPTPPESPVELEEEPPAPVEEEKVAPEIEEEPPQVKEEELPAKQEISPTPPASPVELEEEPPAPVEEEKVAPETEEETPQVKEEELPAKEEEISPTPPASPVELEEEPPAPAEEEKVAPETEEETPQVKEEELPAKEEEISPTPPEAPVEIEEELPTPIEQEIPELEETSIPVEEEVKEEIMPEEKIPIIEEEIHKEEEHGEAFETIITEDHFEEIKELKEELPRPLPKTPKHKKEKVSILPFLKRGLQILFLGIVITGILSLSYPAYLYFYKPYQHFKSGANYIQSKKFDKAEDEFKEGLSFVRGKRGKVNAYNQFGEVYLKVNEYKKAEQKFNQALLIAPDYPVTKNNLVKLQIQKGHLKESEKMCKEILSAHPTNIPTYVNLARVLLMTSRPEGAVKCLKYALSVNKKDIEALSLYQHALAKAGKHRESLSIHRYLYQLVKGKRLYYPDDLTDIGHIYLKKGDLFTSADIFHRVLRHYPKHSRARFLLSQVLLKEYKVDEAIKELEKTTKYNPNYDPAYTLLGQIYYDKKIYDKALIRFHRATMINPENNAAFEGMGNVYYYHLNAYKEAANAYTKVKTTSLQTKYNLATCFYKTGQFDKALELWKRFPPIPVINYNLANTYVQLHNLDQAMKGYEDLINFYKEKIKASAIQRERKEMYQELSEIYNNVGVVTELQGESKKALSYYWQALEFASLADGENKPAYNNLNRTFNLEGLSSVTQALNDVKKVTVQPQRHRVHRELEKLATEK, encoded by the coding sequence ATGGCAGAATCTAATCAAAATTTCTCATTTGAAAATGATATAGAAAACCTATTGGGTGATTTAGGAGTAGTAGTAGTAGTAGAAAAAAAAGAGGAATCAGAGGAAGAAAAAATATCTGAATTGCCGGCTAAACAAGAAATCTCCCCTACCCCGCCAGAATCACCGGTTGAACTTGAAGAAGAACTACCCGCCCCGGTTGAAGAAGAAAAGGTTGCCCCGGAAACCGAAGAAGAAACACCACAAGTAAAGGAAGAAGAATTGCCAGCTAATGAAGAAGAAATCTCCCCTACCCCGCCCGCATCACCGGTTGAACTTGAAGAAGAACCACCCGCCCCGGCTGAAGAAGAAAAGGTTGCCCCGGAAACCGAAGAAGAAACACCGCAAGTAAAGGAAGAAGAATTGCCAGCTAATGAAGAAGAAATCTCCCCTACCCCGCCAGAATCACCGGTTGAACTTGAAGAAGAACTACCCGCCCCGGTTGAAGAAGAAAAGGTTGCCCCGGAAATCGAAGAAGAACCACCGCAAGTAAAGGAAGAAGAATTGCCAGCTAATGAAGAAGAAATCTCCCCTACCCCACCAGAGGCACCGGTTGAGATTGAAGAAGAACTACCCGCCCCGGTTGAAGAAGAAAAGGTTGCCCCGGAAACCGAAGAAGAAACACCGCAAGTAAAGGAAGAAGAATTGCCAGCTAATGAAGAAGAAATCTCCCCTACCCCGCCAGAATCACCGGTTGAGATTGAAGAAGAACTACCCGCCCCGGTTGAAGAAGAAAAGGTTGCCCCGGAAATCGAAGAAGAACCACCGCAAGTAAAGGAAGAAGAATTGCCGGCTAAACAAGAAATCTCCCCTACTCCGCCAGAATCACCGGTTGAACTTGAAGAAGAACCACCCGCCCCGGTTGAAGAAGAAAAGGTTGCCCCGGAAATTGAAGAAGAACCACCGCAAGTAAAGGAAGAAGAATTGCCGGCTAAACAAGAAATCTCCCCTACCCCGCCCGCATCACCGGTTGAACTTGAAGAAGAACCACCCGCCCCGGTTGAAGAAGAAAAGGTTGCCCCGGAAACCGAAGAAGAAACACCACAAGTAAAGGAAGAAGAATTGCCAGCTAAAGAAGAAGAAATCTCCCCTACCCCGCCCGCATCACCGGTTGAACTTGAAGAAGAACCACCCGCCCCGGCTGAAGAAGAAAAGGTTGCCCCGGAAACCGAAGAAGAAACACCACAAGTAAAGGAAGAAGAATTGCCAGCTAAAGAAGAAGAAATCTCCCCTACCCCACCAGAGGCACCGGTTGAGATTGAAGAAGAACTACCCACGCCGATTGAACAAGAAATACCTGAATTAGAAGAGACATCGATACCTGTTGAAGAGGAAGTCAAGGAAGAAATTATGCCTGAAGAAAAAATACCTATTATTGAAGAAGAGATACATAAGGAAGAAGAACATGGAGAGGCGTTTGAAACAATCATTACCGAAGACCACTTTGAAGAAATTAAAGAACTAAAAGAAGAACTCCCACGCCCTCTTCCCAAAACTCCAAAACATAAGAAAGAAAAAGTGTCTATACTCCCATTTTTAAAAAGAGGACTACAAATTCTCTTTTTAGGTATTGTGATAACCGGGATTTTATCATTGAGTTATCCAGCTTACCTATATTTCTATAAACCATATCAACATTTTAAATCCGGAGCAAATTATATTCAATCTAAAAAATTTGATAAGGCAGAAGATGAGTTTAAAGAAGGATTAAGTTTTGTTCGAGGGAAAAGAGGTAAGGTTAATGCTTATAATCAATTTGGTGAAGTTTATTTAAAGGTAAATGAGTATAAAAAGGCGGAGCAAAAATTCAATCAAGCCCTTCTTATAGCCCCAGATTACCCTGTTACTAAAAATAATCTTGTCAAACTTCAAATCCAAAAAGGTCATTTAAAAGAAAGTGAAAAGATGTGTAAAGAGATTTTATCCGCACATCCTACAAATATACCAACTTATGTTAATTTAGCCAGGGTATTACTTATGACTTCACGACCCGAAGGCGCAGTTAAATGTTTAAAATATGCCCTTTCTGTAAATAAAAAAGATATAGAGGCCTTATCCCTATATCAACATGCGTTAGCTAAAGCAGGTAAACATCGTGAGTCATTAAGTATTCATCGCTATCTATACCAGCTTGTCAAAGGTAAAAGATTATATTATCCTGATGATTTGACTGATATTGGGCACATTTACTTGAAAAAGGGAGATTTATTTACTTCAGCCGATATTTTTCACCGGGTCTTAAGACATTATCCCAAACACAGTCGGGCAAGATTTTTATTATCTCAAGTATTACTTAAAGAATACAAGGTAGATGAGGCAATAAAAGAGCTTGAAAAAACAACGAAATATAATCCAAACTACGACCCTGCTTATACGCTTTTAGGCCAGATTTATTATGATAAAAAGATATACGATAAGGCATTAATCCGATTTCATAGAGCGACTATGATTAATCCTGAAAACAATGCGGCTTTTGAAGGAATGGGAAATGTTTATTATTATCATCTAAATGCCTATAAGGAAGCGGCAAATGCCTATACAAAAGTAAAAACAACTTCACTTCAAACAAAGTATAATTTAGCTACCTGTTTTTATAAAACAGGTCAATTTGATAAAGCCCTTGAACTATGGAAAAGATTTCCACCAATTCCTGTAATTAACTATAATCTGGCTAATACCTATGTCCAGTTACATAATTTAGACCAGGCAATGAAAGGATATGAAGATTTGATAAATTTTTATAAAGAGAAGATAAAAGCAAGTGCTATTCAACGAGAAAGAAAGGAGATGTATCAAGAATTAAGTGAGATTTATAATAATGTCGGCGTAGTGACTGAATTACAGGGGGAAAGTAAAAAGGCACTTTCTTACTATTGGCAAGCATTAGAATTTGCCTCTTTAGCCGATGGAGAAAATAAACCCGCCTACAATAACCTTAATCGAACCTTTAACTTAGAAGGTTTAAGTTCTGTTACTCAAGCACTAAATGATGTGAAAAAGGTAACCGTTCAGCCACAGAGACACAGAGTTCACAGAGAATTAGAGAAATTAGCCACTGAAAAGTGA
- a CDS encoding S1 RNA-binding domain-containing protein produces MPSEIGSIVEGKITKITNFGAFVQLADGSQGLIHISQIANQFVKDISEHLKINDVVKVKVLAMNEKGCFDLSLKDAQDDPESSKKKIDLFEEKLARFLKSSDERLSDLRRNMEAKRGGGGRIKY; encoded by the coding sequence ATGCCTTCAGAAATTGGAAGTATCGTTGAAGGAAAAATTACAAAAATAACGAATTTTGGGGCATTTGTCCAACTTGCGGATGGAAGTCAAGGGTTAATTCATATCTCTCAAATTGCAAATCAATTTGTTAAAGATATTTCCGAGCACCTGAAGATAAACGATGTTGTTAAAGTTAAAGTTCTGGCAATGAATGAAAAAGGTTGTTTTGACCTATCTCTAAAAGATGCACAGGATGACCCTGAAAGTTCAAAGAAAAAAATTGACTTATTTGAAGAAAAATTAGCCAGATTTTTAAAAAGTAGTGATGAAAGATTATCAGATTTAAGACGCAATATGGAAGCAAAACGAGGTGGCGGTGGAAGAATTAAATATTGA
- a CDS encoding NAD(P)H-hydrate dehydratase, translated as MKVVSKQQMREIDKRASLEFNIQGIVLMENAGLVSSLILEEDFPNLKNSKIAIFVGGGNNGGDGLVVARHLFNQAMDVQVYLLREQAQIKGDALTNLNIAKSIGIPIKEINELEKEKINILQADIIIDAILGTGISGEIEGFLAEVINFLNETQKPIIALDIPSGLDADTGFPLGCSIRANSTFTFGLPKIGLLLYPGAELVGELSVIDISLPEQLLNDKEIKVNLLLEEDIFPLLPQRAEDSHKGSCGKVIVIAGSVGMTGAATMTAQSSLLMGAGLVILGIPKSLNPIVEMKLTEVMTVPLPETDDQILSLNSYDKIMELIKDASCLAIGPGLGRNNEVVNLIKKLIPKINIPVVIDADGLFALVNNLHILKDKTSPVVITPHPGEMARLLGIGIDEVKRNTLTIAREFAQKYQLVVVLKGARTIVADPEGNIFINPTGNEGMATAGCGDVLTGMIAGLLAQKVCAIDSAKLGVFLHGLSGDLALEEKGVYSLIATDLIHKIPEAIKRLVTNIC; from the coding sequence ATGAAAGTCGTATCTAAACAACAAATGCGAGAGATTGATAAAAGAGCCAGTCTTGAATTCAATATCCAGGGTATTGTTCTTATGGAAAATGCTGGACTTGTATCTTCTTTAATTTTAGAGGAGGATTTTCCGAATTTAAAAAACTCTAAAATTGCCATCTTTGTCGGTGGAGGTAATAATGGCGGCGATGGATTGGTTGTTGCCAGACATCTGTTTAATCAAGCAATGGATGTCCAGGTGTATTTGTTAAGAGAACAGGCTCAGATTAAAGGCGATGCCTTGACTAATTTAAACATAGCAAAATCAATCGGTATTCCCATCAAGGAAATAAATGAATTAGAAAAAGAAAAGATTAATATCCTTCAGGCAGATATTATTATTGATGCAATACTGGGCACTGGCATATCAGGAGAGATAGAAGGTTTTTTAGCAGAGGTCATTAATTTTTTAAATGAAACTCAGAAACCAATTATTGCCCTTGACATCCCATCTGGATTAGATGCAGATACAGGTTTTCCTCTGGGATGTAGTATCCGTGCAAATTCTACTTTTACCTTCGGATTACCAAAGATTGGATTATTACTTTATCCTGGAGCAGAATTAGTCGGAGAGCTGTCTGTTATTGATATAAGTCTTCCTGAACAACTCCTGAATGATAAGGAGATTAAAGTAAATTTATTATTAGAGGAGGATATTTTTCCGTTATTGCCACAACGGGCTGAAGATAGCCATAAAGGTTCTTGTGGTAAGGTCATAGTTATTGCTGGCTCGGTGGGTATGACGGGTGCGGCAACAATGACCGCTCAATCTTCCCTGTTGATGGGTGCAGGATTAGTCATATTAGGTATCCCCAAAAGCCTGAACCCAATTGTCGAGATGAAACTTACGGAGGTGATGACGGTACCTTTACCTGAGACTGATGACCAGATACTGAGTCTGAATAGTTATGATAAAATTATGGAATTAATAAAAGATGCCTCTTGTCTCGCCATAGGGCCTGGTCTGGGAAGAAATAATGAAGTTGTAAATTTAATTAAAAAGTTAATTCCAAAGATAAATATTCCAGTGGTTATAGACGCAGACGGATTATTTGCCTTAGTAAATAATTTACACATATTAAAGGATAAAACCTCACCGGTAGTCATTACTCCTCATCCGGGAGAAATGGCGCGTCTTTTAGGAATAGGTATCGATGAGGTAAAAAGAAATACATTAACTATCGCTCGAGAATTTGCCCAAAAATATCAATTAGTGGTTGTGCTAAAAGGTGCGAGAACAATAGTTGCTGACCCAGAAGGTAATATCTTTATCAATCCCACAGGCAATGAAGGTATGGCAACGGCTGGTTGTGGAGATGTATTAACCGGAATGATAGCTGGATTATTAGCTCAAAAAGTCTGTGCGATAGATTCAGCTAAATTGGGTGTTTTTTTACATGGTTTATCCGGAGATTTAGCCCTGGAAGAAAAAGGCGTGTATAGTTTAATTGCCACAGACTTAATTCATAAAATTCCAGAGGCAATTAAAAGATTGGTAACCAATATCTGTTAA
- the acpS gene encoding holo-ACP synthase, giving the protein MIHGIGIDIIEIKRIKQTKERFGNIFLTKVFTESEIRYCQTHPKTEDQHFAGRFAAKEAVLKAFGLRWPFISLKDIEIIPDVITGAPEVILYGNILGKANRLKISSILLSISHTKEYAIAQAICNVGDKL; this is encoded by the coding sequence ATGATTCATGGTATTGGAATTGACATTATTGAAATTAAAAGAATAAAACAAACTAAAGAACGATTTGGTAACATATTCTTAACTAAAGTTTTTACTGAATCAGAGATTCGGTATTGCCAGACACATCCTAAAACAGAAGACCAACATTTTGCCGGGCGATTTGCGGCTAAAGAGGCAGTGTTAAAGGCATTTGGACTCCGATGGCCTTTTATCTCACTTAAAGATATTGAGATAATCCCTGATGTGATTACAGGTGCTCCGGAGGTGATTTTATACGGAAATATACTTGGCAAGGCAAATAGACTAAAAATATCATCTATCCTTCTCTCTATCTCGCATACGAAAGAATACGCCATTGCCCAGGCAATATGTAATGTTGGAGATAAATTATGA